A genomic segment from Cyprinus carpio isolate SPL01 chromosome A4, ASM1834038v1, whole genome shotgun sequence encodes:
- the LOC109066447 gene encoding ETS domain-containing protein Elk-3-like: protein MESAITLWQFLLQLLLDQSHKHLICWTSNDGEFKLLKSEEVAKLWGLRKNKTNMNYDKLSRALRYYYDKNIIKKVIGQKFVYKFVSFPDILKMDPQAVEFGRDGGHVAGGVMLQEVESDCGEGEESPKRSLSSLRSPACRNEYLHSGLYSSFTVSSLQSPPPLMRPIKVEKQRGGERGEEGQTVIRFVTNRSEKVVPLASSPPPASTEVFFASKTSPCSSRSPSPSHSPVYMLRQERSPGARIDESEQSAQPLNLSSSHRERAQNQATPPERRTGSNGLPPKARKPKGLEISAPSILLSGSDLGSIALNSPALPSGSLTPAFFTAQTPSGLLLTPSPLLSSIHFWSSLSPVAPLSPARLQGHGSLFQFPTLLNGPLPVPLPNLDSSSSSSSSSSSLLLSSSAQKS from the exons ATGGAGAGTGCTATCACACTGTGGCAGTTTCTGCTGCAGCTACTGCTGGACCAGAGCCATAAGCACCTGATTTGCTGGACGTCCAACGACGGCGAGTTCAAGCTGCTCAAATCGGAAGAAGTCGCCAAACTCTGGGGCCTGCGCAAGAACAAGACCAACATGAACTATGACAAACTTAGCCGAGCACTACGCTACTACTATGACAAG aacatcaTAAAGAAGGTGATTGGCCAGAAGTTTGTATATAAGTTTGTCTCGTTCCCTGATATTCTGAAGATGGATCCCCAAGCGGTGGAGTTTGGTCGGGATGGGGGTCACGTTGCAGGGGGCGTCATGTTGCAGGAGGTGGAGTCGGATTGCGGCGAGGGGGAGGAGTCTCCGAAGCGGTCGCTGTCATCGCTGAGAAGCCCCGCCTGCAGGAACGAGTACCTCCACTCTGGTCTATACTCATCCTTCACAGTCAGTTCCCTCCAAAGCCCGCCTCCGTTGATGCGTCCAATCAAAGTCGAGAAGCAGCGAGGGGGCGAACGAGGGGAGGAAGGACAAACGGTGATTCGCTTTGTCACTAATCGATCAGAAAAGGTCGTCCCTTTGGCTTCCTCGCCACCACCTGCATCCACAGAGGTTTTCTTTGCTTCAAAAACCTCCCCCTGCTCGTCCCGTAGCCCCTCCCCCTCTCATAGCCCGGTCTACATGCTGCGGCAAGAGCGGAGTCCGGGGGCTCGCATAGACGAATCAGAGCAGAGTGCTCAGCCTCTAAATTTATCATCCAGCCACAGGGAGCGAGCCCAGAATCAGGCCACGCCCCCTGAGAGGAGGACCGGTAGCAACGGACTGCCTCCCAAAGCTCGGAAACCCAAAGGGCTGGAAATCTCCGCCCCTTCCATACTGCTTTCAGGAAGTGACTTGGGCTCCATAGCCCTCAACAGCCCAGCACTGCCCTCAGGGTCACTTACACCAGCCTTTTTCACTGCACAG ACTCCCTCTGGTTTGCTGTTGACGCCCAGTCCTCTCCTGTCCTCCATTCATTTCTGGAGCAGCCTGAGTCCCGTGGCCCCTCTCAGCCCGGCCAGGCTACAGGGCCACGGGTCACTCTTTCAG TTC